A single region of the Streptomyces sp. ITFR-16 genome encodes:
- a CDS encoding quinone oxidoreductase, which translates to MHAIHITRHGGPEVMTWTELPDPAPAPGQALVRLGAAGVNFMDVGARKAGGGGWAAPTVLGAEGMGYVTALGEGVEGLAVGDRVAWFYHPGSYAEVLAVPAERLVRVPDEVPDETAAAVMMQGLTANHFTTETYAVGPGDTAVVHAAAGGVGLLLTQMIKARGGRVIGLVSRAEKAAVAEEAGADHVLVSSGAGFEDRVRELTDGEGAHVVYDGGGTSTFRSSQLALRLHGVHAYYGPFMGVPSLSVTDLPSSILLSYPTVQDHVPTREALVARTGEVFAMVREGKLSPRIGGRYALSDAARAHSDLESRRTTGKLLLIP; encoded by the coding sequence ATGCACGCGATCCACATCACCCGGCACGGCGGCCCGGAGGTCATGACCTGGACCGAACTGCCGGACCCCGCACCCGCCCCCGGTCAGGCCCTGGTCCGGCTCGGCGCCGCCGGGGTGAACTTCATGGACGTGGGCGCCCGCAAGGCCGGCGGCGGGGGCTGGGCCGCGCCGACCGTGCTCGGCGCCGAGGGGATGGGGTACGTGACCGCGCTCGGCGAGGGTGTCGAGGGGCTGGCGGTCGGTGACCGGGTGGCCTGGTTCTACCACCCCGGCAGCTACGCGGAGGTCCTGGCCGTCCCGGCGGAGAGGCTGGTCAGGGTACCCGACGAGGTGCCGGACGAGACGGCGGCCGCGGTGATGATGCAGGGGCTCACCGCCAACCACTTCACCACCGAGACGTACGCCGTCGGCCCCGGCGACACGGCCGTGGTGCATGCCGCCGCCGGTGGCGTGGGGCTGCTGCTGACCCAGATGATCAAGGCGCGTGGCGGCCGGGTCATCGGCCTGGTGTCCCGGGCGGAGAAGGCGGCTGTCGCCGAGGAGGCCGGTGCGGACCATGTCCTGGTGTCGTCCGGGGCCGGGTTCGAGGACCGGGTGCGGGAGCTGACGGACGGCGAGGGTGCCCATGTCGTGTACGACGGCGGCGGGACCTCGACGTTCCGGTCCTCGCAGCTGGCCCTGCGGCTGCACGGGGTGCATGCCTACTACGGCCCCTTCATGGGCGTACCGTCGCTCTCGGTGACCGATCTGCCGAGCAGCATCCTGCTGTCGTACCCGACCGTGCAGGACCATGTCCCCACCCGGGAGGCGCTGGTCGCCCGGACCGGGGAGGTCTTCGCGATGGTGCGGGAGGGGAAGCTGTCGCCGCGCATCGGCGGGCGGTACGCGCTCTCGGACGCGGCGCGGGCCCACAGCGACCTGGAGTCCCGCCGGACCACCGGAAAGCTGCTGCTCATCCCCTGA
- a CDS encoding MFS transporter, with amino-acid sequence MPNLLPPAGPQRTLSLAQLSNSVGDGAYYVTSALYFTHVVGLAPARIGLGLTAAWAVGSVAGVPLGRLADRRGPRGTAVLLALTTGLAVASFLVVRDFWLFLAAACVYATAQSGLAAARQALLAGLVPDERRTGALAHLQSTLNAGLAVGAALGGLALSAGTTAAYLGVFAVDAVSFLLCGLVLLRLPAVAPVAGERGAKLEVLRDRPYAVVTLLNTVLLLRMPLLSLGLPLWITERTTAPEWLVSALFVLNTGAVMLFQVRTARSVRGLPTAARALRRSGRLMLLTCAVFALSAAGSPWGAAAALVGGSLLLVAAEMFHSAGSWQLAFALAPAGRVGEYQGFFGTGVTVARTLGPLLLTALLIGWGTAGWLLLGALVLAASYALGPVARWAAKTRRTTAPAVVAQTA; translated from the coding sequence ATGCCGAACCTTCTGCCGCCCGCCGGACCTCAACGCACCCTGTCGCTCGCCCAGTTGAGCAACTCTGTCGGTGACGGCGCCTACTACGTCACCTCGGCCCTCTACTTCACCCATGTCGTCGGGCTCGCCCCCGCCCGGATCGGGCTCGGCCTCACGGCGGCCTGGGCGGTCGGATCGGTGGCCGGGGTGCCGCTCGGCCGGCTCGCGGACCGGCGGGGACCCCGGGGCACGGCGGTGCTGCTCGCCCTGACGACCGGCCTCGCCGTCGCGTCCTTCCTGGTCGTACGGGACTTCTGGCTGTTCCTCGCGGCGGCCTGTGTCTACGCCACCGCGCAGTCCGGACTCGCCGCCGCCCGGCAGGCGCTCCTCGCGGGCCTCGTCCCCGACGAGCGGCGCACCGGCGCCCTCGCCCATCTCCAGTCGACCCTCAACGCCGGCCTCGCCGTGGGCGCCGCGCTCGGCGGGCTCGCCCTGTCCGCCGGGACCACCGCCGCGTACCTCGGAGTCTTCGCCGTCGACGCCGTGAGCTTTCTGCTCTGCGGCCTCGTCCTGCTGAGGCTGCCGGCCGTGGCGCCGGTGGCGGGGGAGCGGGGCGCGAAGCTCGAAGTGCTCCGCGACCGGCCCTACGCCGTCGTCACCCTGCTCAACACCGTGCTGCTCCTGCGCATGCCGCTGCTCAGCCTCGGCCTGCCGCTCTGGATCACCGAGCGGACCACCGCCCCCGAGTGGCTGGTCTCCGCGCTCTTCGTCCTCAACACCGGGGCCGTGATGCTCTTCCAGGTCCGCACCGCACGCTCCGTGCGCGGCCTGCCCACGGCCGCCCGCGCGCTGCGCCGGTCCGGCCGGCTGATGCTCCTCACCTGCGCCGTCTTCGCCCTCTCGGCGGCCGGTTCGCCGTGGGGCGCGGCGGCGGCGCTGGTCGGCGGCTCCTTGCTCCTGGTCGCCGCCGAGATGTTCCACTCGGCGGGCTCCTGGCAGCTCGCCTTCGCTCTGGCACCGGCGGGCCGCGTCGGGGAGTACCAGGGCTTCTTCGGCACCGGTGTCACCGTCGCGCGCACCCTGGGGCCGCTGCTGCTCACCGCGCTGCTCATCGGCTGGGGCACGGCGGGCTGGCTGCTGCTCGGCGCGCTGGTCCTCGCCGCCTCGTACGCGCTGGGACCGGTGGCGAGGTGGGCGGCGAAGACGCGCCGGACCACCGCCCCGGCCGTCGTCGCGCAGACCGCCTGA
- a CDS encoding TetR family transcriptional regulator C-terminal domain-containing protein yields MTLTPKGAATKQRIVEGAAAAVRRHGVFTLTLDDVLALTATSKSQLFHYFPGGKDELMLAVARHEADRVIGDQQPELSALTSWPAWLSWRDKVVARYREQGRECPLDIAVSGIGPASSGAQAVATELLERWQGELAAGIRHMQSIGEIDADRDPDRSAAALLAGIQGGVVILLSTGRPGHLEAALDQGIDDLRRRARTGSGRP; encoded by the coding sequence GTGACGTTGACCCCCAAGGGCGCCGCGACCAAGCAGCGCATCGTCGAGGGAGCCGCCGCGGCGGTCCGGCGGCACGGTGTGTTCACGCTGACGCTCGACGACGTCCTGGCGCTCACGGCGACCAGCAAGAGCCAGCTGTTCCACTACTTTCCCGGCGGGAAGGACGAGCTGATGCTGGCCGTCGCCCGCCACGAGGCGGACCGGGTGATCGGCGACCAGCAGCCGGAGCTGAGCGCCCTCACCTCGTGGCCCGCCTGGCTGAGCTGGCGCGACAAGGTCGTCGCCCGCTACCGCGAGCAGGGCCGGGAGTGCCCGCTCGACATCGCGGTCTCCGGGATCGGACCGGCCTCGTCGGGCGCGCAGGCCGTCGCCACCGAGCTGCTGGAGCGCTGGCAGGGCGAACTGGCCGCCGGTATCCGGCACATGCAGTCGATCGGGGAGATCGACGCCGACCGGGACCCGGACCGCTCGGCGGCGGCGCTGCTGGCCGGGATCCAGGGCGGTGTGGTGATCCTGCTGTCCACCGGCCGCCCGGGGCATCTGGAGGCGGCCCTCGACCAGGGCATCGACGATCTGCGCCGCCGGGCACGCACCGGAAGCGGAAGGCCGTGA
- a CDS encoding sulfatase-like hydrolase/transferase, translating into MSASTPAPAGGAAASPAGAPPQVIVVLTDQQRWDTAGVHGNPAGVTPEFDRIAREGTLFEQAVTPNPVCAPARSALQTGRFPTSTGVFRNGLPLPQDIPTLAGEFAAAGYTTGYIGKWHLAGEDGPDGPVEPGLRGGYEKWLASDRLEFTSDAYRTVVHDEDGTPVRLPGYRSDALIDAAIRFVADHHDRPYLLFLSLLEPHHQNPTDDYPAPAGYRERYEGAWLPPDLAALAPGAPQGGAHRHLAGYLGQIKRVDEGVGRLRDALRSIGTEDRTILAWTADHGSHFRTRNSEYKRSAHEASVRVPLALTGPGFTGGGLVRQPVGTLDLMPTLLAAAGIAVPDGVQGRSLLPLTGGGRDPGRPGSAFVQISEDRVGRAVRTSRWKYAVEAPGADAWNDADADSYTETELYDLAADPYELDNLAGLDSHREVADGLRGELLAWLERIEGAKPAIEPAEVRPSGRRRAESFPAGAPWEGLRFGHSPRP; encoded by the coding sequence ATGAGCGCGTCCACTCCTGCCCCGGCGGGCGGCGCCGCGGCGTCGCCCGCCGGGGCGCCCCCGCAGGTGATCGTGGTCCTGACCGACCAGCAGCGCTGGGACACCGCCGGTGTGCACGGCAACCCGGCGGGTGTGACCCCCGAATTCGACCGGATCGCCCGCGAGGGCACCCTGTTCGAGCAGGCCGTCACCCCCAACCCCGTCTGTGCGCCCGCCCGTTCGGCCCTGCAGACGGGCCGCTTCCCGACCTCCACCGGCGTGTTCCGCAACGGGCTGCCGCTCCCCCAGGACATCCCGACGCTCGCCGGCGAGTTCGCGGCGGCCGGATACACCACCGGCTACATCGGGAAGTGGCATCTGGCGGGCGAGGACGGTCCTGACGGCCCCGTGGAGCCGGGCCTGCGCGGCGGCTACGAGAAGTGGCTCGCATCGGACCGGCTCGAATTCACCTCGGACGCGTACCGCACGGTGGTCCACGACGAGGACGGCACACCGGTCCGGCTGCCCGGCTACCGCTCGGACGCACTGATCGACGCGGCGATCCGGTTCGTGGCAGACCACCACGACCGCCCCTATCTGCTCTTCCTCTCCCTCCTGGAGCCGCACCACCAGAACCCCACCGACGACTACCCGGCCCCCGCCGGCTACCGGGAGCGCTACGAGGGCGCCTGGCTGCCGCCGGACCTGGCCGCGCTCGCACCGGGAGCCCCGCAGGGCGGCGCGCACCGGCATCTGGCCGGGTACCTCGGCCAGATCAAGCGGGTCGACGAGGGGGTGGGCCGGCTGCGCGACGCCCTGCGGAGCATCGGCACCGAGGACCGCACGATCCTGGCCTGGACGGCGGACCACGGCTCCCATTTCCGTACCCGCAACAGCGAGTACAAGCGCTCGGCCCACGAGGCGTCGGTCCGGGTCCCGCTCGCGCTCACCGGTCCTGGATTCACCGGCGGCGGCCTCGTCCGGCAGCCCGTCGGCACACTGGACCTGATGCCCACGCTGCTGGCCGCCGCGGGCATCGCCGTACCGGACGGTGTCCAGGGGCGTTCGCTGCTGCCGCTGACCGGTGGGGGCCGCGATCCCGGCCGGCCCGGCTCGGCGTTCGTCCAGATCAGCGAGGACCGGGTGGGCCGCGCGGTCCGCACCTCGCGCTGGAAGTACGCGGTGGAGGCGCCGGGCGCGGACGCCTGGAACGACGCGGACGCGGACAGCTACACGGAGACGGAGCTGTACGACCTGGCGGCCGATCCGTACGAGCTGGACAACCTCGCCGGACTCGACTCGCACCGCGAGGTCGCCGACGGGCTGCGCGGGGAACTCCTCGCCTGGCTGGAGCGGATCGAGGGCGCGAAGCCCGCGATCGAGCCGGCCGAGGTCCGCCCGTCGGGCCGGCGCCGCGCGGAGTCGTTCCCGGCCGGGGCGCCCTGGGAGGGGCTTCGCTTCGGCCACAGCCCGCGCCCATGA